The Pseudoliparis swirei isolate HS2019 ecotype Mariana Trench chromosome 1, NWPU_hadal_v1, whole genome shotgun sequence genome has a window encoding:
- the med10 gene encoding mediator of RNA polymerase II transcription subunit 10: MAEKFDNLEEHLEKFIENIRQLGIIVSDFQPSSQTGLNQKLNFMISGLQDIEKCRQQLHEINVPLEVFEYIDQGRNPQLYTKECLERALARNEQVKGKIDTMTKFKSLLISELGKVFPEEMVKYKAIHGEDGPS, from the exons ATGGCGGAAAAATTCGACAACCTCGAAGAGCACCTGGAGAAATTCATCGAGAACATTCGACAGTTGGGGATCATCGTCAGCGACTTCCAGCCCAGCAGCCAGACGGGGCTCAACCAGAAGCT GAACTTCATGATCTCCGGCCTGCAGGACATCGAGAAGTGCCGCCAGCAGCTCCACGAGATCAACGTCCCGCTGGAGGTGTTCGA ATACATTGACCAAGGTCGCAACCCTCAGCTGTACACCAAGGAGTGTCTGGAGAGGGCGTTGGCGAGGAACGAGCAGGTGAAGGGGAAGATCGACACCATGACG AAATTCAAGAGCCTCTTGATCTCCGAGCTGGGCAAAGTGTTCCCggaggagatggtgaagtacaAGGCCATCCACGGGGAGGACGGCCCCTCCTAG